A single region of the Pontibacter kalidii genome encodes:
- a CDS encoding methyltransferase RsmF C-terminal domain-like protein has protein sequence MQFPKTFTDRMHRMLGEEEFSTFLEALQQAPPVSIRINKAKAAPLPGLQPVPWSQTGFYLPARPFFTLDPAIHAGAYYVQEASSMFVEQALRQAINLEEPLQVLDLCGAPGGKSTLLASLLSEESLLVSNEVIRSRASILAENVAKWGSGNVLVTSNDPRDFGRLSDFFDVVVVDAPCSGEGMFRKDPQAIGEWSEENVNLCAQRQQRILMDVWEALRPGGVLIYSTCTWNEQENEANIAWLAEQEDAENIKLQLQSEWGVVPSQLKGVEGYRFYPHRVQGEGFFMAVMRKAGREETISHGKNRKKKCKLTIAGKKEQAQVQGWLQQPEQYTFLQYGEVISALPESLFEAADEVYQNLHVIYAGTELAEIKGKKLKPLQGLALSQHLHKGAFEVADLPLEQALRYLRKEDISLGTNGNDWLLLQYKGLPLGWAKGIGNRLNNYYPKEWRIRMELPAALPEESLVIS, from the coding sequence ATGCAATTCCCAAAGACATTTACAGACCGCATGCATCGCATGCTCGGGGAGGAGGAGTTTTCAACCTTCCTGGAAGCCCTGCAGCAGGCGCCGCCTGTGAGCATCCGCATCAACAAAGCCAAAGCTGCGCCTTTGCCGGGCCTGCAGCCCGTACCGTGGTCCCAAACAGGATTTTACCTCCCCGCCCGGCCTTTCTTTACCCTCGACCCCGCTATACATGCCGGCGCTTACTATGTGCAGGAAGCCAGCTCCATGTTTGTGGAGCAAGCCCTGCGGCAGGCAATCAACCTGGAGGAACCGCTGCAGGTACTCGACCTCTGCGGCGCACCCGGCGGAAAATCCACCCTACTGGCTAGTCTTCTTTCAGAAGAAAGTTTATTGGTTTCGAATGAAGTGATCCGGAGCCGGGCCTCTATACTTGCCGAGAACGTGGCCAAGTGGGGCAGCGGCAATGTGCTGGTCACCAGCAACGACCCGCGCGACTTTGGCAGGTTATCTGACTTTTTTGATGTGGTGGTGGTAGATGCTCCTTGCAGCGGCGAGGGCATGTTCCGCAAAGATCCACAGGCCATCGGCGAGTGGTCGGAGGAGAATGTGAACCTCTGCGCCCAGCGCCAGCAGCGCATCTTAATGGATGTGTGGGAAGCGCTCAGACCGGGAGGAGTGCTGATCTACAGCACCTGCACCTGGAATGAGCAGGAGAACGAAGCGAACATAGCCTGGCTGGCAGAGCAGGAGGATGCCGAAAATATAAAACTGCAACTGCAATCGGAGTGGGGCGTGGTCCCCTCGCAGCTGAAGGGGGTGGAAGGCTATCGTTTTTACCCACACCGCGTGCAGGGCGAAGGGTTCTTTATGGCGGTGATGCGGAAAGCTGGCCGTGAGGAAACCATCAGCCATGGCAAAAACCGGAAGAAAAAGTGTAAATTGACCATTGCGGGCAAAAAAGAACAGGCGCAGGTGCAGGGTTGGCTGCAGCAGCCGGAGCAGTATACTTTCCTGCAGTATGGCGAGGTGATCTCTGCCTTACCGGAGAGTTTGTTCGAGGCGGCTGATGAAGTATACCAGAACCTGCACGTTATCTACGCCGGCACAGAGCTGGCAGAAATTAAAGGGAAGAAGCTAAAGCCATTGCAGGGGCTCGCTCTTTCGCAACACCTGCATAAAGGGGCTTTCGAGGTGGCAGACCTTCCCCTGGAGCAGGCGCTGCGCTACCTCCGCAAAGAGGACATCAGCCTTGGCACCAACGGCAACGACTGGCTGCTGCTACAATACAAAGGACTTCCCTTGGGCTGGGCCAAGGGAATTGGAAACCGACTTAACAACTACTACCCCAAGGAGTGGCGCATCCGTATGGAGCTCCCTGCTGCACTCCCGGAAGAGAGTCTCGTTATTAGCTGA
- a CDS encoding DUF1015 domain-containing protein → MAEILPLRAWRYNDDLKDKIEQLTSPLFDVVSEKQREALYQTPLNSIHLSVPRGDSPAQDAALLLQKWKENGIIRQDGLPGIYVYYQYFRLPGSDKEYVRKGFICNIKAYDWHEKVLLRHENTIPSAVNDRIELLEETQLNVSPTHGLYADPEFLLEPYMDESIRTPIYETEDYQGVRDVLAVIHDHEVIKLFLQTLANQQILLADGHHRYEGSLFYRRKMMAQNPDHTDFEPYNYHLMYLTNSEHDDLRILPTHRLLRQLPMPEEEFLERLQEYFTVTPKEDPYELNEVIVGKPWAFGLYLNGNAYKLRLKPEVHKSIDWNFPEEVKQLDLTVMHYFIFEKILHIYRQQQRDYKGLSYERNFTACIRKVDKGEAQVALITNEISMEQVKRVCSSGAVMPQKSTFFYPKVICGFLFSSIKEDEFTTAAAACL, encoded by the coding sequence ATGGCTGAGATACTACCCCTGCGCGCCTGGCGCTACAACGACGACCTGAAAGATAAGATAGAGCAACTGACCTCACCGCTGTTCGATGTGGTGTCGGAGAAGCAGCGGGAGGCCTTGTACCAGACTCCCCTCAACAGCATACACCTCTCGGTACCCCGTGGCGACAGTCCGGCACAGGATGCGGCGCTGCTGCTGCAGAAATGGAAAGAGAACGGCATCATCCGTCAGGACGGCCTGCCGGGGATCTATGTGTACTACCAGTACTTTCGGTTGCCGGGCAGCGACAAGGAATATGTGCGCAAGGGCTTTATCTGTAACATAAAAGCCTACGACTGGCACGAGAAGGTGCTGCTGCGCCACGAGAACACCATTCCTAGTGCTGTGAACGATCGCATCGAACTGCTGGAGGAGACGCAGCTGAACGTCAGCCCCACCCATGGACTCTATGCGGATCCGGAGTTCTTGCTGGAGCCCTACATGGACGAGAGCATCCGCACCCCCATCTATGAAACAGAGGATTACCAGGGCGTGCGCGACGTGCTGGCCGTGATCCACGACCACGAGGTGATAAAACTGTTTCTGCAGACGCTGGCCAACCAGCAGATCCTGCTGGCCGACGGGCACCACCGCTACGAGGGCTCCCTGTTCTATCGCCGGAAAATGATGGCTCAGAACCCGGACCATACCGATTTTGAGCCTTACAACTACCACCTGATGTACCTGACCAACTCCGAGCACGACGATTTGCGGATCCTGCCTACGCACCGCCTGCTGAGGCAGCTGCCCATGCCGGAAGAGGAGTTTCTGGAGCGGCTGCAGGAGTATTTTACCGTAACGCCTAAGGAAGATCCTTATGAACTGAACGAGGTGATCGTGGGCAAGCCTTGGGCCTTTGGGTTATACTTGAACGGCAACGCCTATAAGCTGCGGCTGAAGCCGGAGGTGCACAAAAGCATTGACTGGAACTTTCCGGAGGAGGTGAAGCAGCTGGACCTGACGGTGATGCATTATTTTATCTTTGAGAAGATACTCCATATTTACCGCCAGCAGCAGCGCGACTACAAAGGCCTCAGCTACGAGCGTAATTTCACGGCCTGCATCCGAAAAGTAGACAAAGGCGAGGCGCAGGTGGCTCTGATCACGAATGAGATCTCGATGGAGCAGGTGAAGCGCGTGTGCAGCAGCGGTGCTGTGATGCCGCAGAAATCAACCTTCTTCTACCCGAAAGTTATCTGTGGATTTTTATTTAGCTCCATTAAAGAAGATGAATTTACAACGGCCGCTGCTGCTTGCCTCTAA
- a CDS encoding YqgE/AlgH family protein, whose translation MMAESKAINPQNGSILISEPYLGDPNFERSVILLCSHEEEEGSFGLVLNRASNLRLSDVLDVFDEDFDMVLGIGGPVQYNTLHYIHRLPELPQAVKLSEELYWGGDFETLRTMIDAGLVHKDDIKFFLGYSGWTPGQLQEEIDKNVWIVNNNAANKLFTLDTETLWRSILREMGGKFKVLSNYPDDPRLN comes from the coding sequence ATGATGGCAGAAAGTAAGGCTATAAATCCGCAGAACGGAAGCATACTCATATCCGAACCATACCTGGGCGACCCGAACTTCGAGCGCAGCGTGATCCTGCTATGCAGCCACGAAGAGGAGGAAGGCTCCTTTGGGTTGGTGCTCAACAGGGCGTCCAACCTGCGCCTGTCGGACGTGCTGGACGTGTTTGATGAGGATTTTGACATGGTGCTGGGCATTGGCGGGCCGGTGCAGTACAACACACTGCACTACATACACCGCCTGCCCGAACTGCCGCAGGCGGTGAAGCTGAGCGAGGAACTCTACTGGGGCGGCGACTTCGAGACGCTGCGCACCATGATCGACGCCGGCCTGGTGCACAAGGATGACATTAAGTTCTTCCTGGGCTATTCCGGCTGGACGCCCGGTCAGCTGCAGGAGGAGATCGACAAAAATGTTTGGATCGTGAACAACAATGCTGCGAATAAATTATTTACTTTGGATACAGAAACCCTCTGGCGGAGCATCCTCCGCGAGATGGGCGGAAAGTTTAAGGTGCTGAGCAACTACCCGGACGACCCACGCCTGAACTGA
- a CDS encoding acyltransferase family protein, with the protein MKQHLQQIDVVKGVAIVAVLLLHSLTRKELEEHYAIFHIWQAVPLFLVVMGLNLGLSTRNKTQHLQQLYTRRYFTKKAARILVPFIIIFLLSILVGLLWEWLQGERVLAFGAYTWVGVLPVTGRGNYFITMLLQSVLLLPLIGYGFSRKPLLTTLVLVLLEAAFQVWAAQFAYFEDNSYLYDAAFPRYFSAIAFGLWLSRLVWEPFRWRDFILLAGLGSMAAVNLYLLQYGELKLESVMRPAWQTQQLFTFGYAALLVWLAIKLLPNFSNFIPLRLLAELGKASYHIFLVQVVYFGLADQDLSHLANLAVPLVLGYLFYKYEPQLLFGS; encoded by the coding sequence ATGAAGCAGCACCTACAGCAGATAGACGTAGTGAAGGGAGTAGCCATTGTGGCGGTGCTCCTGCTGCATTCGCTGACGCGCAAGGAACTGGAGGAGCATTATGCCATCTTTCATATCTGGCAGGCGGTGCCGCTCTTCCTGGTGGTGATGGGGTTAAACCTGGGTCTATCTACCCGAAACAAAACCCAGCACCTGCAACAGCTCTATACCCGCAGGTATTTCACGAAGAAGGCCGCCCGAATCCTCGTCCCGTTCATCATCATATTCTTACTTTCCATACTCGTGGGCCTGCTTTGGGAGTGGCTGCAAGGGGAGAGGGTGCTGGCGTTTGGCGCTTATACCTGGGTGGGTGTGCTGCCGGTAACGGGGCGCGGCAATTATTTCATCACCATGCTGCTGCAGTCTGTGCTGCTGCTGCCCCTGATCGGCTATGGCTTTAGCCGTAAACCCTTGCTTACCACCCTGGTGCTGGTGCTACTGGAGGCGGCCTTTCAGGTATGGGCGGCGCAGTTCGCCTACTTTGAGGACAACAGCTACCTCTACGACGCCGCTTTTCCGCGCTACTTCAGTGCCATTGCCTTTGGTCTTTGGCTCTCCAGGCTGGTTTGGGAGCCGTTCCGATGGCGGGATTTTATACTACTGGCAGGGCTGGGCAGCATGGCGGCTGTTAATTTATACTTGCTGCAGTATGGCGAACTGAAGCTGGAAAGTGTAATGAGGCCGGCCTGGCAGACCCAGCAACTGTTCACCTTTGGCTATGCGGCCCTGCTGGTGTGGCTGGCCATTAAACTGCTGCCTAACTTCTCTAATTTTATCCCACTGCGGTTGCTGGCGGAGTTGGGCAAGGCCTCGTACCATATTTTTCTGGTACAGGTGGTGTACTTCGGGCTTGCCGACCAGGACCTGTCGCACCTGGCCAACCTGGCGGTGCCCCTCGTGCTCGGCTACCTGTTCTACAAGTATGAGCCGCAGCTGCTGTTCGGTTCCTAG
- a CDS encoding (deoxy)nucleoside triphosphate pyrophosphohydrolase, protein MDSKGVIKVICAIVEQHGRVLVTQRSEQMREALLWEFPGGKLEPSETETACLVREIREELNLAIEPYQRLTPVVHEYPGYTIELIPYLCHYAGGVIKLHEHRAYHWVSPADLAIYTWCPADLPIVKDYLHLVKNKE, encoded by the coding sequence ATGGATTCTAAAGGAGTGATTAAAGTAATTTGTGCGATTGTGGAGCAACACGGCCGCGTACTGGTTACACAACGCAGTGAGCAAATGCGCGAGGCGCTGCTGTGGGAGTTCCCCGGCGGCAAACTGGAGCCAAGCGAAACGGAGACGGCCTGTCTGGTACGCGAAATCCGGGAGGAATTGAATCTTGCCATTGAGCCCTATCAGCGCCTGACGCCGGTGGTGCACGAGTACCCGGGTTACACGATCGAGCTGATCCCATACCTGTGCCATTACGCTGGCGGTGTCATCAAACTGCACGAGCACAGGGCCTACCACTGGGTTTCGCCCGCAGACCTGGCAATTTATACCTGGTGCCCCGCCGACCTGCCTATAGTGAAGGATTACCTGCATTTGGTTAAAAACAAGGAATAA
- a CDS encoding DUF349 domain-containing protein has translation MTTDKEYMDTTGAEANKPENQAAADEQNAASPETKRAEETQSGAGQEVPKEEQPEVKPDLGSAQESEASESITGTFAEANTDVQEEEAAPVATESTAENKAATPAPEHHEEEEEEEDDHTDYSQLSLEELRQQLGNVLKSADALRKFRTINEIQRQYDLKFQAERNEALAKFKEEGGTEEDFDYHTSREHQDLEKLLTAYRESRYQQRQNQEQQRHHNLERKKELLSRLRELVESAETKNSGDELKKLQTEWKSTGPVPAGEAQELWDSYHALLDIFYNNRSMFFEMKELDRRRNLEAKHQLIERAEALQQEPSINKALQELRHLHEEWKNIGPVPNDQRDPIWEQFTQASEKIHDRRRAYHEERSTRELQNLTVKRALLERLQEFANFNTDRINEWRDKTDEIQKLKEEWDKAGLVPKENAEEVNKAFWGNYKAFFQRKNQFFKALDEQKMHNLQLKTQLCEEAESLKESTDWASTKEKLIQLQKKWKTIGRVPDKHSDKIWQRFRSACNEFFDRKQAQEQQRSAELEKLSAEKMEICDKVADKLSQPSATGSVDEFNSLVQQWRETDKGNKRTSPKAEDKFISLMEKYLERVPELNLEERTDLLVKLQVERIKHSPDAGQKLHQRENTLRREISQLQNDIQTLRTNIEFFARSKNADKLREEYEGRIADAQKRIAHLQHQLDAFRA, from the coding sequence ATGACAACTGATAAAGAGTATATGGACACCACCGGTGCTGAGGCTAACAAACCAGAGAACCAGGCTGCAGCAGATGAGCAGAACGCAGCTTCTCCAGAGACGAAACGCGCAGAAGAAACCCAGTCTGGAGCAGGCCAGGAAGTGCCGAAGGAGGAACAGCCTGAGGTAAAGCCAGATCTTGGCTCGGCGCAGGAAAGCGAGGCTTCCGAAAGTATAACTGGGACTTTTGCCGAGGCAAACACCGATGTACAAGAGGAGGAGGCAGCTCCGGTGGCAACAGAAAGCACTGCGGAAAACAAGGCTGCTACGCCAGCTCCAGAGCACCACGAGGAGGAGGAGGAAGAGGAGGACGACCATACCGACTACAGCCAACTATCCCTGGAAGAGCTGCGACAGCAACTGGGCAATGTGCTCAAAAGCGCCGATGCGCTCCGTAAATTCCGCACCATAAACGAGATTCAGCGTCAGTATGACCTTAAGTTCCAGGCAGAGCGCAACGAGGCTTTAGCTAAGTTTAAAGAGGAGGGGGGCACCGAGGAGGATTTCGATTACCATACTTCCAGAGAGCACCAGGACCTGGAGAAACTGCTGACGGCCTACCGCGAGTCACGCTACCAGCAGCGGCAAAACCAGGAACAGCAGCGCCACCACAACCTGGAGCGCAAGAAGGAACTGCTGAGCCGCCTGCGCGAACTGGTGGAGTCGGCTGAGACGAAAAATAGTGGCGATGAACTGAAGAAACTGCAGACCGAGTGGAAGTCCACCGGTCCGGTACCGGCCGGAGAGGCGCAGGAGCTGTGGGATTCTTACCACGCCCTGCTCGACATCTTCTACAACAACCGCAGCATGTTCTTCGAAATGAAGGAGCTGGACCGCAGAAGAAACCTGGAGGCCAAGCACCAGCTGATAGAGCGTGCCGAGGCGCTGCAGCAGGAGCCAAGTATAAATAAAGCCCTGCAGGAGCTGCGTCACCTGCACGAAGAGTGGAAAAACATTGGTCCGGTGCCAAACGACCAGCGCGACCCGATCTGGGAGCAGTTCACACAGGCATCCGAGAAAATACATGATCGCCGCCGCGCCTACCACGAGGAGCGCTCTACCCGCGAGTTGCAGAACCTGACCGTGAAGCGAGCCCTTTTGGAGCGCCTGCAGGAGTTTGCCAACTTTAATACCGACCGCATCAACGAGTGGCGCGACAAGACCGACGAGATACAAAAACTGAAGGAGGAGTGGGATAAGGCCGGGCTGGTGCCGAAGGAGAACGCCGAGGAGGTAAACAAGGCCTTCTGGGGCAACTACAAGGCTTTCTTCCAGCGTAAAAACCAGTTCTTTAAGGCGCTCGATGAGCAGAAGATGCACAACCTGCAGCTCAAAACGCAGCTGTGCGAGGAGGCGGAGAGCCTGAAGGAAAGCACCGATTGGGCCAGTACCAAGGAAAAGCTCATTCAGCTCCAGAAGAAATGGAAGACGATTGGCCGCGTGCCTGACAAGCATTCAGACAAGATCTGGCAGCGTTTCCGCTCGGCTTGCAACGAGTTCTTTGACCGCAAGCAGGCGCAGGAGCAGCAGCGCTCCGCAGAACTGGAGAAACTATCCGCCGAGAAAATGGAGATATGCGATAAGGTGGCCGATAAGCTCTCTCAACCTAGCGCCACCGGCAGCGTGGATGAATTCAACAGCTTGGTACAGCAATGGCGCGAGACTGACAAAGGCAACAAACGCACCAGCCCCAAAGCAGAGGATAAGTTTATTTCCCTGATGGAGAAATACCTGGAGCGCGTGCCGGAGCTGAACCTGGAGGAGCGCACCGACCTGCTCGTGAAGCTACAGGTAGAGCGCATCAAGCACAGCCCCGATGCTGGTCAGAAACTGCACCAGCGCGAGAACACACTGCGCCGCGAGATATCCCAGCTCCAGAACGACATCCAGACACTGCGGACGAACATCGAATTCTTCGCCCGCTCCAAAAACGCCGACAAGCTGCGCGAGGAGTATGAGGGCCGCATCGCCGACGCCCAGAAGCGCATCGCTCACCTGCAGCACCAGCTGGACGCCTTCAGGGCATAA
- a CDS encoding class I SAM-dependent rRNA methyltransferase, whose protein sequence is MSLTKLYLAPGKEHSLKRQHPWVFSGAIRKADGEPDEGDVVEVYSSKREFLGMGHYAPGSIAVRIFSFEQTEPDYTFWKSKVQQAYAYRQRLGLTDNPDTNVYRLVYAEGDGVPGLIVDFYKDTAVVQTHTVGMYNVRGHVAQALQEIYGDRLRAVYDKSAESLPPKGPVQAQNGYLYGQSEGGVVVTENGNQFFIDWETGQKTGFFIDQRENRDLLARYVQDKSVLNTFCYTGGFSVYALNAGAREVHSVDVSKKAIELTVKNGELSQAPEKHEAFAMDTFEFLKGKEDKYDVIVLDPPAFAKSQNVRHNALMGYKRLNAEAMKKIKPGGILFTFSCSQVVDKYLFNNTVMAAAIEAGRNIKVMHHLSQPADHPISIFHPEGEYLKGLVLFVE, encoded by the coding sequence ATGTCACTTACCAAATTATACCTGGCCCCTGGCAAGGAACACTCGCTGAAGCGCCAGCACCCGTGGGTTTTCTCGGGAGCTATCCGAAAAGCAGACGGCGAGCCGGACGAAGGCGACGTAGTGGAAGTATATTCCAGTAAGCGTGAGTTCCTGGGCATGGGCCACTATGCGCCGGGCTCTATTGCCGTGCGCATCTTCTCTTTTGAGCAAACCGAGCCGGATTATACTTTCTGGAAAAGCAAGGTGCAGCAAGCCTATGCGTACCGTCAGCGCCTCGGCCTGACCGACAACCCAGACACGAATGTATACCGCCTGGTATACGCCGAGGGGGATGGTGTGCCAGGCCTAATCGTGGACTTTTACAAAGATACCGCTGTGGTGCAGACGCACACAGTTGGCATGTATAATGTGCGCGGGCATGTGGCACAGGCCCTGCAGGAGATTTATGGAGACAGACTGCGTGCTGTGTACGACAAGAGTGCGGAATCGCTGCCGCCAAAGGGTCCGGTACAGGCGCAGAACGGCTACCTGTATGGCCAGTCGGAAGGCGGTGTGGTGGTAACCGAGAACGGCAACCAATTTTTCATTGACTGGGAGACAGGCCAGAAAACCGGCTTCTTTATAGACCAGCGCGAGAACCGCGACCTGCTGGCGCGCTACGTCCAGGACAAGTCGGTGCTGAACACCTTCTGCTATACCGGTGGCTTTTCGGTGTACGCGCTCAATGCGGGTGCCCGGGAGGTACACTCCGTGGATGTGTCGAAAAAGGCGATCGAGCTGACGGTGAAGAACGGGGAGCTGAGCCAGGCACCGGAGAAGCATGAGGCCTTTGCCATGGATACCTTTGAGTTTCTGAAGGGCAAGGAAGATAAGTATGATGTGATCGTACTGGACCCTCCTGCTTTTGCCAAGAGTCAGAACGTGCGCCATAACGCATTGATGGGCTATAAACGCCTTAATGCGGAGGCCATGAAGAAGATAAAACCGGGCGGTATCCTGTTCACCTTCTCCTGTTCGCAGGTAGTGGACAAGTACCTGTTCAACAACACGGTGATGGCCGCTGCCATTGAGGCTGGACGCAACATCAAGGTCATGCACCACCTCTCCCAGCCTGCCGATCACCCGATTTCGATCTTTCACCCGGAAGGTGAGTATTTGAAGGGACTGGTGCTTTTTGTAGAGTAG
- a CDS encoding Maf family nucleotide pyrophosphatase produces MNLQRPLLLASNSPRRKELLSSLGLKYEVLVKEVHEDFPGHLRREEIAEYLASHKADAYTSDLTNEALITADTIVCLGERVLNKPADYEEAKQMLQALSGTFNEVITGVCILTKEQKTVFHDKTKVYFKHLSEAEIDHYISHYKPYDKAGAYGIQEWIGMIGIERIEGSYFNVVGLPVQKLYAMLEELGIVRF; encoded by the coding sequence ATGAATTTACAACGGCCGCTGCTGCTTGCCTCTAACTCTCCCCGCCGCAAAGAACTGCTCTCCAGCCTCGGGCTAAAGTATGAGGTGCTGGTGAAGGAGGTACACGAGGATTTTCCGGGGCACCTGAGGCGGGAAGAGATTGCGGAGTACCTGGCCTCGCACAAGGCCGATGCCTATACTTCCGACCTTACAAATGAGGCACTGATCACGGCGGATACCATTGTTTGCCTGGGCGAGCGTGTGCTGAACAAACCTGCTGATTACGAGGAGGCGAAGCAGATGCTGCAGGCGCTGTCGGGCACTTTTAATGAGGTGATTACGGGTGTGTGCATCCTTACCAAAGAGCAGAAGACTGTGTTTCACGACAAAACCAAAGTATACTTTAAGCACTTGTCGGAGGCGGAGATCGACCACTACATCAGCCACTATAAACCCTATGATAAGGCAGGTGCCTACGGTATTCAGGAATGGATCGGCATGATCGGGATAGAGCGTATCGAAGGGTCATACTTCAACGTGGTGGGACTGCCGGTGCAGAAACTGTATGCTATGCTGGAGGAACTGGGTATCGTAAGATTCTAG
- the pdxH gene encoding pyridoxamine 5'-phosphate oxidase: MALTHNIADIRINYMKHALTEESVASNPLHQFKVWLQEAIEAQVEEPTALVLSTVSAAGKPAARVVLLKGVDEQGLSFYTNYASRKGRELEQNPYAAVTLFWPALERQVRVEGKVVKVHPEESDAYFHSRPKGSQLGAWASPQSQVISSREVLEQREKELSAQFAASEFVPRPVHWGGYRLLPDYVEFWQGRPSRLHDRIVYELENGDWQIKRLAP; this comes from the coding sequence ATGGCGCTAACACATAACATTGCCGATATCCGGATCAATTATATGAAGCACGCGCTCACCGAAGAGTCCGTGGCTTCGAACCCGCTGCATCAGTTTAAGGTGTGGCTGCAGGAGGCCATCGAAGCGCAGGTGGAGGAACCGACGGCGCTGGTACTCTCCACGGTGAGTGCGGCCGGAAAGCCCGCTGCCCGTGTGGTGCTGCTAAAGGGGGTGGATGAGCAGGGCTTAAGCTTCTATACCAACTATGCCAGCCGCAAAGGCCGGGAGCTGGAGCAGAACCCCTATGCCGCTGTCACACTTTTCTGGCCGGCCCTGGAACGACAGGTGCGTGTGGAGGGGAAGGTGGTGAAGGTGCACCCGGAGGAGTCCGACGCTTATTTCCACAGCCGCCCGAAAGGCAGCCAGCTTGGTGCGTGGGCCTCGCCTCAGAGCCAGGTTATTTCCTCCAGGGAGGTGCTGGAGCAGCGGGAGAAGGAACTAAGCGCCCAGTTTGCAGCTTCTGAGTTTGTGCCGCGCCCCGTGCATTGGGGCGGTTACCGCCTGTTGCCGGATTACGTGGAGTTCTGGCAGGGCCGCCCCAGCCGCCTGCACGACCGCATCGTGTATGAGCTGGAGAACGGTGACTGGCAGATCAAGCGGCTGGCTCCCTGA
- a CDS encoding NAD(P)H-dependent glycerol-3-phosphate dehydrogenase yields the protein MEKVAVLGGGSWATALVKILSENKSQVNWWMRSESDVQHLINFRHNPRYLSQVSFDLNYVKPSTDIQAAVASSDWVILAVPAAFVQLALAALPVDAFAGKVVVSAIKGMIPKENVLITDYVKHTYAVPDQDLLVIAGPCHAEEVALEKQSYLTIGSHNMATAERFCELLRNRYVKANPLDDLDGIEYCAVMKNIIALACGIARGQNYGDNFQAVLVSNAMFEIERFLDAIMPMHRALNGSAYLGDLLVTAYSQFSRNRTFGNMIGRGYTVKSAQVEMNMVAEGYYAVQSIYEVNKILRVDMPITTAVYHILYERISPAVEFEILKDKFR from the coding sequence TTGGAAAAAGTAGCAGTACTGGGAGGGGGAAGCTGGGCAACAGCTCTGGTTAAAATCCTCTCAGAGAATAAATCACAGGTAAACTGGTGGATGCGCAGCGAGAGCGATGTACAGCACCTGATCAACTTCAGACACAACCCGCGCTACCTTAGCCAGGTGTCGTTTGACCTGAATTACGTTAAACCATCCACAGACATACAGGCAGCCGTTGCTTCCTCGGATTGGGTGATACTAGCAGTGCCAGCCGCATTCGTGCAGCTGGCACTTGCCGCTTTACCGGTGGATGCCTTTGCCGGGAAAGTAGTCGTCTCCGCCATCAAAGGCATGATCCCGAAGGAGAATGTGCTCATCACGGACTATGTGAAGCATACGTACGCGGTGCCGGACCAGGACCTGCTGGTGATTGCCGGCCCCTGCCACGCCGAGGAGGTGGCGTTGGAGAAGCAGTCGTACCTCACCATCGGCTCCCATAACATGGCCACAGCCGAGCGCTTTTGCGAGCTGCTGCGCAACCGCTATGTAAAGGCAAACCCCCTGGATGACCTCGACGGCATCGAATATTGCGCCGTGATGAAGAATATCATCGCCCTGGCCTGCGGCATTGCCCGTGGCCAGAACTACGGCGACAATTTTCAGGCGGTGTTGGTCTCCAACGCCATGTTTGAGATCGAGCGCTTCCTGGATGCTATCATGCCAATGCACCGGGCCCTGAACGGCTCCGCCTATCTGGGCGATTTGCTGGTGACGGCTTACTCCCAGTTCAGCCGCAACCGCACGTTCGGGAACATGATTGGCCGGGGGTATACCGTAAAATCGGCGCAGGTGGAGATGAACATGGTAGCCGAGGGTTATTACGCCGTGCAGAGCATCTATGAGGTCAACAAAATTCTCAGAGTGGACATGCCGATTACAACAGCTGTGTACCATATCCTCTATGAGCGCATATCGCCGGCAGTAGAATTTGAGATACTGAAGGATAAATTTAGGTAA